One Xiphophorus couchianus chromosome 1, X_couchianus-1.0, whole genome shotgun sequence genomic region harbors:
- the cox4i2 gene encoding cytochrome c oxidase subunit 4 isoform 2, mitochondrial: protein MLRLTSSRLGSLLAGRPSAALTSSSKGRPASQQSHEVSDSVDMSRPTYYDRVDMPLPDKPYKDVLSDAEEKLKQKEKGPWSQLTNEEKVALYRLKFSQSYAEMKAPTGEWKTVLGGMLFFLGFTGLVVWWQRIYVYPPRPRTLEDDWKARQLQRMLDMRINPVEGLSSKWDYDKGQWK, encoded by the exons ATGCTGCGCTTGACATCGTCTCGCCTGGGAAGTCTTCTGGCCGGGCGTCCCTCAGCAGCCCTGACCTCCAGCAGCAAGGGGAGGCCGGCGAGCCAGCAGAGCCATG AGGTGTCAGATTCAGTGGACATGTCTCGGCCGACGTACTACGACCGCGTGGACATGCCTCTGCCTGACAAGCCCTACAAGGACGTGCTGAGCGACGCTGAAGAGAAGCTGAAGCAGAAGGAGAAAGGACCCTGGAGTCAGCTGACCAATGAGGAGAAGGTCGCCT TGTACCGTCTCAAGTTCTCCCAGAGCTACGCCGAGATGAAGGCTCCCACAGGAGAGTGGAAGACTGTGTTGGGTGGAATGCTCTTCTTCCTGGGCTTCACGGGCCTGGTGGTCTGGTGGCAGAGGATTTACG TCTACCCCCCCAGGCCCAGGACGCTGGAGGATGACTGGAAGGCCAGGCAGCTCCAGAGAATGCTGGACATGAGGATCAACCCTGTGGAGGGATTATCCTCCAAGTGGGACTACGACAAGGGCCAGTGGAAGTGA